CTGGATCTGGCATTACCTGATGACGTTCTTTCGCCCTTTCAATCCTGGTTAACCCCTGCCCGTAGACTTGCCCAGACGCTCTTCCCGGCTCATGTAAACCTGAATCAGATGCATACGTTCAGTGCCTATGAACGAATGAGTACAGCCCTGACCGTCGCTCAAGTGTATGGTGTGCAGCGATTGTGTAATCACTATGCCGCGCGTTTAACACCGCTTCCCGGTCCGGACTCCTCGCGGGAAAGTAACCATCGACTGGCACAAATCACCCAATATGCTCGCCAACTTGCCAGCTCTCCTGCCGTGATAGGCGAACGCGACCGTCAGCATCTGGAAGCGGTCGGACTGACCACCAGCGATAATATTCTGATGAATCAAATCATCGGCTTCATCGGTTTTCAGGCCCGAACCGTGGCCCTGTTTCAGGCCTGGTCTGGTCATCCGGTACGCCGAATACCGGGGCTGGATATTCAGCAATTTGCTCACGCTTCGTTATTTAACGCCACAAAGACAACCTGGCATGCTGCACCATTCCCGATCGAAAAATATCCCCCCCATGCTGAGAATTCTGCCAGAGGATATCCCGATGAACTGCAAGCGTTGGTGCCATTATTGATACATTCACCGGTCATTTTAGATTTACTCACGACGCTGATTTCCGCTGTCCGGCGCAGCACTGTATCAGTACAGGCATTTTCACTGGCAGCGCTGGTGACGTCACGAATTAACGGCAGCGTGGCCTGCTTTAACGAGCAGGCGCATACAGCAAATGAATTAGTCGACGTTATCGCCCTGCTTCGCCTGGATGAACGTGAATTACAACGTTGGGAACAACGACATCCGGTTGAGCGCGTCACCCTACAGGCGGTACAATGGCTGACCCGGGCGCCCGACCACTTTAGCACCGCACTGTTAACGTCTTTGTTCGATCAGGGAATCTCTTCAGAGCAGGCCATCAACCTGCTAGCCTGGAGTGGATTGTGCGGATGGTTGAATCGCTTGAAAATCGCGCTGGGCGACACTGATTAACCGATCCACTTACTGAAAGAGCGCTTGCTGCCACTGGCAGAATCGCGTAAAACTGTCAGCCGCTCTTTTAGCCACGAAAATAGACAATTATGCTTCAGGACAACCCGCTGCTAGCGCAGCTTAAACAGCAACTACATTCCCAGACGCCACGTGCTGAAGGGGTGGTAAAAGCCACGGAAAAAGGCTTTGGCTTCCTGGAAGTCGATGCACAAAAAAGCTATTTCATTCCACCGCCGCAGATGAAAAAAGTGATGCATGGCGACCGCATTGTTGCGGTTATCCATACAGAAAAAGATCGTGAGTCTGCAGAGCCGGAAGAACTGATCGAACCCTTCCTGACGCGCTTCGTGGGTAAAGTTCAGGGCAAAAATGATCGTCTGTCCATCGTGCCGGATCATCCGTTACTGAAAGATGCTATTCCTTGTCGTGCCACCCGTGGCGTTGAACATGAATTTAAAGAAGGCGACTGGGCGGTTGCAGAAATGCGCCGTCACCCGCTGAAAGGCGATCGCACCTTCTACGCCGAGTTAACCCAATTTATCACTTTTGCTGATGACCACTTTGTCCCGTGGTGGGTCACACTGGCACGCCATAATCTGGAAAAAGAAGCACCGGACGGCGTAGCAACCGAAATGCTGGACGAAGGCCTGGTTCGTGAAGATTTAACCGCCCTTAATTTCGTCACCATCGACAGCGCCAGCACCGAAGATATGGACGATGCGCTGTATGCTGAAGAACAAGCTGACGGCACGCTACAATTAACCGTCGCCATTGCCGACCCAACAGCCTGGATTGCAGAAGGCAGTAAGCTGGATAAAACGGCAAAAATTCGCGCGTTCACCAATTATTTACCGGGGTTCAATATCCCGATGTTGCCACGTGAATTGTCTGACGATCTCTGCTCTCTGCGCGCGAACGAAGTGCGCCCGGTTTTAGCTTGTCGTATGAGCATTACCGCCGATGGCGCGATTGAAGACAACATCACCTTTTTCGCTGCGACAATTGAGTCAAAAGCGAAGCTGGCCTATGACAATGTTTCCGACTGGCTGGAAGGTACAGGCGAGTGGCAACCAGAAAACGACGCGATTGCGGAACAGATCCGTCTGCTGCATCGTATTTGTCTGAGCCGAGGAGAGTGGCGCCATAACCACGCGCTGGTCTTTAAAGATCGCCCGGATTACCGTTTCGTTCTCGGTGAAAAAGGTGAAGTACTGGACATCGTCGCTGAACCACGTCGCATCGCAAACCGTATCGTGGAAGAATCCATGATTGCGGCAAATATTTGCGCCGCCCGTGTGCTTCGCGACAAGCTGGGCTTCGGTATTTATAACGTCCATATGGGATTCGACCCGGCCAACGCCGACGCTCTGGCCGCGCTCCTGAAAACCCACGGTATGCACGTCGATGCCGAAGAAGTCCTGACTCTGGAAGGTTTCTGCAAACTGCGCCGCGAACTGGATGCTCAGCCATCAGGCTTCCTCGACAGCCGAATTCGCCGCTTCCAGTCT
This window of the Citrobacter freundii ATCC 8090 = MTCC 1658 = NBRC 12681 genome carries:
- a CDS encoding CMD domain-containing protein yields the protein MEQRRIEGKSHWYHETQSSTYPQDVLPLVPEAAHVDDSFLLDLALPDDVLSPFQSWLTPARRLAQTLFPAHVNLNQMHTFSAYERMSTALTVAQVYGVQRLCNHYAARLTPLPGPDSSRESNHRLAQITQYARQLASSPAVIGERDRQHLEAVGLTTSDNILMNQIIGFIGFQARTVALFQAWSGHPVRRIPGLDIQQFAHASLFNATKTTWHAAPFPIEKYPPHAENSARGYPDELQALVPLLIHSPVILDLLTTLISAVRRSTVSVQAFSLAALVTSRINGSVACFNEQAHTANELVDVIALLRLDERELQRWEQRHPVERVTLQAVQWLTRAPDHFSTALLTSLFDQGISSEQAINLLAWSGLCGWLNRLKIALGDTD
- a CDS encoding exoribonuclease II, with product MLQDNPLLAQLKQQLHSQTPRAEGVVKATEKGFGFLEVDAQKSYFIPPPQMKKVMHGDRIVAVIHTEKDRESAEPEELIEPFLTRFVGKVQGKNDRLSIVPDHPLLKDAIPCRATRGVEHEFKEGDWAVAEMRRHPLKGDRTFYAELTQFITFADDHFVPWWVTLARHNLEKEAPDGVATEMLDEGLVREDLTALNFVTIDSASTEDMDDALYAEEQADGTLQLTVAIADPTAWIAEGSKLDKTAKIRAFTNYLPGFNIPMLPRELSDDLCSLRANEVRPVLACRMSITADGAIEDNITFFAATIESKAKLAYDNVSDWLEGTGEWQPENDAIAEQIRLLHRICLSRGEWRHNHALVFKDRPDYRFVLGEKGEVLDIVAEPRRIANRIVEESMIAANICAARVLRDKLGFGIYNVHMGFDPANADALAALLKTHGMHVDAEEVLTLEGFCKLRRELDAQPSGFLDSRIRRFQSYAEISIEPGPHFGLGLEAYATWTSPIRKYGDMINHRLLKAVIKGETIARPQDDTTVQMAERRRLNRMAERDVGDWLYARFLSDKAGTDTRFAAEIIDVSRGGMRVRLVDNGAVAFIPAPFLHAVRDELVCSQESGTVQIKGEVVYKVTDVIDVTIAEVRMETRSVIARPAA